In Rattus norvegicus strain BN/NHsdMcwi chromosome 1, GRCr8, whole genome shotgun sequence, a genomic segment contains:
- the Prr19 gene encoding proline-rich protein 19 isoform X2, with product MPPLKSSPLSDIMDPRGPAPQPFQQLEKPGRIRRRKTRRERNKALVSSHRPLARQDPPISSRDPCVIFQEPATSTAPKLVVITQGRLSREHRGLFNHEVKSLDVARLLNRGSLESCTPLLPTKSSCSPVRVQEPDLQSKGKENKVPGGSGPGPPNSPDLPVLGQLLEELQCQLVVPQAFPRRNLVQEARDTIIRTLQGCHGCVPDLALVLRGCQLPLPAKRRAPERQRMAPSCINAPEHAPREGRQRTQQATKGCNFALPHTCSSITPAHRVSQVQPPDRQLPFLSSASSPSGAAWGPPTAFDMLKSIWLIATPPPPQPWDVCPPQPLPQPSLPLLPRTSALDWSPNPPAPLPSLSWVVTQSSPEAWSFPPMRLY from the exons ATGCCTCCTCTCAAGAGTAGCCCACTCTCT GATATCATGGACCCTCGGGGTCCAGCCCCTCAGCCTTTCCAGCAGCTTGAGAAACCTGGTCGAATTCGCCGTCGCAAGACCAGGAGGGAGCGAAATAAGGCCCTGGTGAGCAGCCACAGGCCATTGGCCCGTCAGGATCCTCCCATATCCAGCCGGGATCCATGTGTGATCTTCCAGGAACCTGCAACCTCCACAGCCCCCAAGCTCGTTGTGATAACTCAGGGCAGGTTGAGCCGGGAGCACAGGGGTCTCTTCAACCATGAGGTGAAGTCCCTGGATGTGGCCCGGCTGCTTAACAGGGGCTCCTTGGAATCATGTACCCCTCTGCTACCAACCAAGTCCTCCTGCAGCCCAGTCAGAGTTCAAGAACCAGACCTTCAGTCAAAAGGCAAGGAGAACAAGGTACCAGGAGGCTCAGGCCCAGGCCCACCAAATTCCCCAGATCTCCCTGTGTTGGGGCAACTGCTGGAGGAGCTGCAGTGCCAGCTGGTTGTGCCACAAGCCTTCCCCAGGAGGAACCTAGTGCAGGAGGCCAGAGATACCATCATAAGAACCTTACAGGGCTGCCATGGCTGTGTGCCTGATCTTGCCCTGGTGCTCCGAGGTTGCCAGCTACCCTTGCCTG CCAAGCGGAGGGCCCCTGAGAGACAGAGGATGGCACCTTCTTGTATCAACGCTCCTGAGCATGCTCCACGGGAGGGGAGGCAAAGGACTCAGCAGGCAACAAAGGGGTGCAACTTTGCCCTGCCGCACACTTGCAGCAGCATCACCCCTGCACACAGGGTCAGCCAGGTGCAGCCTCCAGATCGACAACTGCCATTCCTGTCCTCAGCATCTTCACCATCTGGAGCAGCTTGGGGTCCTCCAACAGCTTTTGATATGCTGAAAAGCATCTGGCTCATAGCCACaccaccccctccccagccctgggatgtCTGCCCACCTCAGCCCCTACCTCAGCCATCCTTACCCTTGTTACCCAGAACATCTGCCTTGGACTGGAGccccaatcctcctgccccacTGCCCAGTCTCTCCTGGGTGGTGACTCAGAGCAGTCCAGAGGCTTGGTCCTTCCCCCCAATGAGACTGTACTGA
- the Prr19 gene encoding proline-rich protein 19 isoform X4 gives MDPRGPAPQPFQQLEKPGRIRRRKTRRERNKALVSSHRPLARQDPPISSRDPCVIFQEPATSTAPKLVVITQGRLSREHRGLFNHEVKSLDVARLLNRGSLESCTPLLPTKSSCSPVRVQEPDLQSKGKENKVPGGSGPGPPNSPDLPVLGQLLEELQCQLVVPQAFPRRNLVQEARDTIIRTLQGCHGCVPDLALVLRGCQLPLPAKRRAPERQRMAPSCINAPEHAPREGRQRTQQATKGCNFALPHTCSSITPAHRVSQVQPPDRQLPFLSSASSPSGAAWGPPTAFDMLKSIWLIATPPPPQPWDVCPPQPLPQPSLPLLPRTSALDWSPNPPAPLPSLSWVVTQSSPEAWSFPPMRLY, from the exons ATGGACCCTCGGGGTCCAGCCCCTCAGCCTTTCCAGCAGCTTGAGAAACCTGGTCGAATTCGCCGTCGCAAGACCAGGAGGGAGCGAAATAAGGCCCTGGTGAGCAGCCACAGGCCATTGGCCCGTCAGGATCCTCCCATATCCAGCCGGGATCCATGTGTGATCTTCCAGGAACCTGCAACCTCCACAGCCCCCAAGCTCGTTGTGATAACTCAGGGCAGGTTGAGCCGGGAGCACAGGGGTCTCTTCAACCATGAGGTGAAGTCCCTGGATGTGGCCCGGCTGCTTAACAGGGGCTCCTTGGAATCATGTACCCCTCTGCTACCAACCAAGTCCTCCTGCAGCCCAGTCAGAGTTCAAGAACCAGACCTTCAGTCAAAAGGCAAGGAGAACAAGGTACCAGGAGGCTCAGGCCCAGGCCCACCAAATTCCCCAGATCTCCCTGTGTTGGGGCAACTGCTGGAGGAGCTGCAGTGCCAGCTGGTTGTGCCACAAGCCTTCCCCAGGAGGAACCTAGTGCAGGAGGCCAGAGATACCATCATAAGAACCTTACAGGGCTGCCATGGCTGTGTGCCTGATCTTGCCCTGGTGCTCCGAGGTTGCCAGCTACCCTTGCCTG CCAAGCGGAGGGCCCCTGAGAGACAGAGGATGGCACCTTCTTGTATCAACGCTCCTGAGCATGCTCCACGGGAGGGGAGGCAAAGGACTCAGCAGGCAACAAAGGGGTGCAACTTTGCCCTGCCGCACACTTGCAGCAGCATCACCCCTGCACACAGGGTCAGCCAGGTGCAGCCTCCAGATCGACAACTGCCATTCCTGTCCTCAGCATCTTCACCATCTGGAGCAGCTTGGGGTCCTCCAACAGCTTTTGATATGCTGAAAAGCATCTGGCTCATAGCCACaccaccccctccccagccctgggatgtCTGCCCACCTCAGCCCCTACCTCAGCCATCCTTACCCTTGTTACCCAGAACATCTGCCTTGGACTGGAGccccaatcctcctgccccacTGCCCAGTCTCTCCTGGGTGGTGACTCAGAGCAGTCCAGAGGCTTGGTCCTTCCCCCCAATGAGACTGTACTGA
- the Prr19 gene encoding proline-rich protein 19: MDPRGPAPQPFQQLEKPGRIRRRKTRRERNKALVSSHRPLARQDPPISSRDPCVIFQEPATSTAPKLVVITQGRLSREHRGLFNHEVKSLDVARLLNRGSLESCTPLLPTKSSCSPVRVQEPDLQSKGKENKVPGGSGPGPPNSPDLPVLGQLLEELQCQLVVPQAFPRRNLVQEARDTIIRTLQGCHGCVPDLALVLRGCQLPLPEAKRRAPERQRMAPSCINAPEHAPREGRQRTQQATKGCNFALPHTCSSITPAHRVSQVQPPDRQLPFLSSASSPSGAAWGPPTAFDMLKSIWLIATPPPPQPWDVCPPQPLPQPSLPLLPRTSALDWSPNPPAPLPSLSWVVTQSSPEAWSFPPMRLY; encoded by the exons ATGGACCCTCGGGGTCCAGCCCCTCAGCCTTTCCAGCAGCTTGAGAAACCTGGTCGAATTCGCCGTCGCAAGACCAGGAGGGAGCGAAATAAGGCCCTGGTGAGCAGCCACAGGCCATTGGCCCGTCAGGATCCTCCCATATCCAGCCGGGATCCATGTGTGATCTTCCAGGAACCTGCAACCTCCACAGCCCCCAAGCTCGTTGTGATAACTCAGGGCAGGTTGAGCCGGGAGCACAGGGGTCTCTTCAACCATGAGGTGAAGTCCCTGGATGTGGCCCGGCTGCTTAACAGGGGCTCCTTGGAATCATGTACCCCTCTGCTACCAACCAAGTCCTCCTGCAGCCCAGTCAGAGTTCAAGAACCAGACCTTCAGTCAAAAGGCAAGGAGAACAAGGTACCAGGAGGCTCAGGCCCAGGCCCACCAAATTCCCCAGATCTCCCTGTGTTGGGGCAACTGCTGGAGGAGCTGCAGTGCCAGCTGGTTGTGCCACAAGCCTTCCCCAGGAGGAACCTAGTGCAGGAGGCCAGAGATACCATCATAAGAACCTTACAGGGCTGCCATGGCTGTGTGCCTGATCTTGCCCTGGTGCTCCGAGGTTGCCAGCTACCCTTGCCTG AAGCCAAGCGGAGGGCCCCTGAGAGACAGAGGATGGCACCTTCTTGTATCAACGCTCCTGAGCATGCTCCACGGGAGGGGAGGCAAAGGACTCAGCAGGCAACAAAGGGGTGCAACTTTGCCCTGCCGCACACTTGCAGCAGCATCACCCCTGCACACAGGGTCAGCCAGGTGCAGCCTCCAGATCGACAACTGCCATTCCTGTCCTCAGCATCTTCACCATCTGGAGCAGCTTGGGGTCCTCCAACAGCTTTTGATATGCTGAAAAGCATCTGGCTCATAGCCACaccaccccctccccagccctgggatgtCTGCCCACCTCAGCCCCTACCTCAGCCATCCTTACCCTTGTTACCCAGAACATCTGCCTTGGACTGGAGccccaatcctcctgccccacTGCCCAGTCTCTCCTGGGTGGTGACTCAGAGCAGTCCAGAGGCTTGGTCCTTCCCCCCAATGAGACTGTACTGA
- the Prr19 gene encoding proline-rich protein 19 isoform X1 produces MPPLKSSPLSDIMDPRGPAPQPFQQLEKPGRIRRRKTRRERNKALVSSHRPLARQDPPISSRDPCVIFQEPATSTAPKLVVITQGRLSREHRGLFNHEVKSLDVARLLNRGSLESCTPLLPTKSSCSPVRVQEPDLQSKGKENKVPGGSGPGPPNSPDLPVLGQLLEELQCQLVVPQAFPRRNLVQEARDTIIRTLQGCHGCVPDLALVLRGCQLPLPEAKRRAPERQRMAPSCINAPEHAPREGRQRTQQATKGCNFALPHTCSSITPAHRVSQVQPPDRQLPFLSSASSPSGAAWGPPTAFDMLKSIWLIATPPPPQPWDVCPPQPLPQPSLPLLPRTSALDWSPNPPAPLPSLSWVVTQSSPEAWSFPPMRLY; encoded by the exons ATGCCTCCTCTCAAGAGTAGCCCACTCTCT GATATCATGGACCCTCGGGGTCCAGCCCCTCAGCCTTTCCAGCAGCTTGAGAAACCTGGTCGAATTCGCCGTCGCAAGACCAGGAGGGAGCGAAATAAGGCCCTGGTGAGCAGCCACAGGCCATTGGCCCGTCAGGATCCTCCCATATCCAGCCGGGATCCATGTGTGATCTTCCAGGAACCTGCAACCTCCACAGCCCCCAAGCTCGTTGTGATAACTCAGGGCAGGTTGAGCCGGGAGCACAGGGGTCTCTTCAACCATGAGGTGAAGTCCCTGGATGTGGCCCGGCTGCTTAACAGGGGCTCCTTGGAATCATGTACCCCTCTGCTACCAACCAAGTCCTCCTGCAGCCCAGTCAGAGTTCAAGAACCAGACCTTCAGTCAAAAGGCAAGGAGAACAAGGTACCAGGAGGCTCAGGCCCAGGCCCACCAAATTCCCCAGATCTCCCTGTGTTGGGGCAACTGCTGGAGGAGCTGCAGTGCCAGCTGGTTGTGCCACAAGCCTTCCCCAGGAGGAACCTAGTGCAGGAGGCCAGAGATACCATCATAAGAACCTTACAGGGCTGCCATGGCTGTGTGCCTGATCTTGCCCTGGTGCTCCGAGGTTGCCAGCTACCCTTGCCTG AAGCCAAGCGGAGGGCCCCTGAGAGACAGAGGATGGCACCTTCTTGTATCAACGCTCCTGAGCATGCTCCACGGGAGGGGAGGCAAAGGACTCAGCAGGCAACAAAGGGGTGCAACTTTGCCCTGCCGCACACTTGCAGCAGCATCACCCCTGCACACAGGGTCAGCCAGGTGCAGCCTCCAGATCGACAACTGCCATTCCTGTCCTCAGCATCTTCACCATCTGGAGCAGCTTGGGGTCCTCCAACAGCTTTTGATATGCTGAAAAGCATCTGGCTCATAGCCACaccaccccctccccagccctgggatgtCTGCCCACCTCAGCCCCTACCTCAGCCATCCTTACCCTTGTTACCCAGAACATCTGCCTTGGACTGGAGccccaatcctcctgccccacTGCCCAGTCTCTCCTGGGTGGTGACTCAGAGCAGTCCAGAGGCTTGGTCCTTCCCCCCAATGAGACTGTACTGA
- the Prr19 gene encoding proline-rich protein 19 isoform X3 — translation MQILDIMDPRGPAPQPFQQLEKPGRIRRRKTRRERNKALVSSHRPLARQDPPISSRDPCVIFQEPATSTAPKLVVITQGRLSREHRGLFNHEVKSLDVARLLNRGSLESCTPLLPTKSSCSPVRVQEPDLQSKGKENKVPGGSGPGPPNSPDLPVLGQLLEELQCQLVVPQAFPRRNLVQEARDTIIRTLQGCHGCVPDLALVLRGCQLPLPEAKRRAPERQRMAPSCINAPEHAPREGRQRTQQATKGCNFALPHTCSSITPAHRVSQVQPPDRQLPFLSSASSPSGAAWGPPTAFDMLKSIWLIATPPPPQPWDVCPPQPLPQPSLPLLPRTSALDWSPNPPAPLPSLSWVVTQSSPEAWSFPPMRLY, via the exons ATGCAAATTTTG GATATCATGGACCCTCGGGGTCCAGCCCCTCAGCCTTTCCAGCAGCTTGAGAAACCTGGTCGAATTCGCCGTCGCAAGACCAGGAGGGAGCGAAATAAGGCCCTGGTGAGCAGCCACAGGCCATTGGCCCGTCAGGATCCTCCCATATCCAGCCGGGATCCATGTGTGATCTTCCAGGAACCTGCAACCTCCACAGCCCCCAAGCTCGTTGTGATAACTCAGGGCAGGTTGAGCCGGGAGCACAGGGGTCTCTTCAACCATGAGGTGAAGTCCCTGGATGTGGCCCGGCTGCTTAACAGGGGCTCCTTGGAATCATGTACCCCTCTGCTACCAACCAAGTCCTCCTGCAGCCCAGTCAGAGTTCAAGAACCAGACCTTCAGTCAAAAGGCAAGGAGAACAAGGTACCAGGAGGCTCAGGCCCAGGCCCACCAAATTCCCCAGATCTCCCTGTGTTGGGGCAACTGCTGGAGGAGCTGCAGTGCCAGCTGGTTGTGCCACAAGCCTTCCCCAGGAGGAACCTAGTGCAGGAGGCCAGAGATACCATCATAAGAACCTTACAGGGCTGCCATGGCTGTGTGCCTGATCTTGCCCTGGTGCTCCGAGGTTGCCAGCTACCCTTGCCTG AAGCCAAGCGGAGGGCCCCTGAGAGACAGAGGATGGCACCTTCTTGTATCAACGCTCCTGAGCATGCTCCACGGGAGGGGAGGCAAAGGACTCAGCAGGCAACAAAGGGGTGCAACTTTGCCCTGCCGCACACTTGCAGCAGCATCACCCCTGCACACAGGGTCAGCCAGGTGCAGCCTCCAGATCGACAACTGCCATTCCTGTCCTCAGCATCTTCACCATCTGGAGCAGCTTGGGGTCCTCCAACAGCTTTTGATATGCTGAAAAGCATCTGGCTCATAGCCACaccaccccctccccagccctgggatgtCTGCCCACCTCAGCCCCTACCTCAGCCATCCTTACCCTTGTTACCCAGAACATCTGCCTTGGACTGGAGccccaatcctcctgccccacTGCCCAGTCTCTCCTGGGTGGTGACTCAGAGCAGTCCAGAGGCTTGGTCCTTCCCCCCAATGAGACTGTACTGA
- the Pafah1b3 gene encoding platelet-activating factor acetylhydrolase IB subunit alpha1, whose translation MSGEGENPASKPTPVQDVQGDGRWMSLHHRFVADSKDKEPEVVFIGDSLVQLMHQCEIWRELFSPLHALNFGIGGDSTQHVLWRLENGELEHIRPKIVVVWVGTNNHSHTAEQVTGGIKAIVQLVNKLQPQARVVVLGLLPRGQHPNPLREKNRQVNELVRAALAGYPRAHFLDADPGFVHSDGTISHHDMYDYLHLSRLGYTPVCRALHSLLLRLLAQDQGQGIPLPETAP comes from the exons ATGAGCGGGGAAGGGGAGAACCCGGCCAGCAAGCCCACGCCTGTGCAGGACGTGCAGGGCGACGGACGCTGGATGTCTCTG CACCATCGATTTGTGGCAGACAGCAAAGACAAGGAACCCGAAGTCGTCTTTATCGGGGACTCCTTGGTTCAGCTAATGCATCAGTGTGAG ATCTGGCGGGAGCTCTTCTCACCTCTGCATGCACTTAACTTTGGCATTGGCGGTGACAGCACACAGCATGTACTCTGGCGGCTTGAGAATGGGGAGCTGGAGCACATCCGGCCCAAG ATTGTGGTGGTCTGGGTGGGCACCAACAACCACAGCCACACAGCAGAACAAGTGACAGGTGGCATCAAAGCCATTGTACAACTGGTGAACAAGCTGCAGCCCCAGGCCCGGGTGGTTGTGCTG GGCCTGCTTCCAAGAGGCCAGCACCCCAACCCACTTCGAGAGAAAAACCGACAGGTGAACGAGCTGGTTCGGGCAGCACTAGCTGGCTACCCCCGAGCGCACTTCTTAGATGCAGACCCTGGCTTTGTGCACTCGGACGGTACCATAAGTCACCATGACATGTATGACTACCTGCACCTGAGCCGCCTGGGGTACACACCTGTCTGCCGGGCCCTGCACTCCTTGCTGCTTCGTCTCCTGGCCCAAGATCAGGGCCAAGGCATCCCTCTGCCAGAGACAGCACCCTAa